The following coding sequences are from one Carcharodon carcharias isolate sCarCar2 chromosome 13, sCarCar2.pri, whole genome shotgun sequence window:
- the LOC121285682 gene encoding calumenin-like isoform X2 yields the protein MMGLTKLILYLTMCGVYALSKPTEKKDRTFHEKELSDKVHDDSENFEYDHDAFLGAEEAKTFDQLTPEESKERLGKIVDKIDGDKDGFVTEEELKQWIKFAQKRWIYEDVDRQWKGHDLDNDGLVSWEEYKNATYGSLLDDVDADDGYNYKQMMARDERRFKRADQNGDLFATKEEFTAFLHPEEYDHMKDIVVLETMEDIDKNGDGFIDLEEYIGDMYTADSDGHEPEWVKTEREQFTEFRDRNKDGKMDKDETKDWILPADYDHAEAEARHLVYESDENKDGKLTKEEIVKKYDLFVGSQATDFGEALVRHDEF from the exons ATGATGGGTTTAACAAAGCTGATTCTGTATTTGACCATGTGTGGTGTTTATGCTCTGAGCAAACCCACTGAAAAGAAGGATCGTACCTTCCATGAGAAGGAGCTGAGTGACAAGGTGCATGATGACTCTGAGAACTTTGAATACGACCACGATGCCTTCCTTGGAGCTGAGGAGGCAAAGACATTCGACCAGCTCACTCCTGAGGAGAGCAAAGAAAGGCTTGG AAAAATTGTAGATAAAATCGACGGAGACAAGGATGGGTTTGTTACAGAGGAGGAGCTTAAGCAATGGATTAAATTTGCACAAAAGCGTTGGATTTATGAGGATGTCGACCGTCAGTGGAAAGGTCATGATCTAGACAACGATGGCCTCGTGTCCTGGGAAGAGTACAAAAATGCGACCTATGGGTCCCTGTTAG ATGACGTGGATGCTGATGATGGCTACAACTACAAACAAATGATGGCAAGAGATGAGCGTCGGTTCAAAAGGGCTGACCAGAATGGTGACCTGTTTGCCACAAAAGAGGAGTTCACTGCCTTCCTGCACCCAGAAGAATATGACCACATGAAGGACATTGTCGTGCTG GAAACCATGGAAGATATCGATAAGAATGGAGATGGATTCATTGATCTGGAGGAGTATATTG GTGATATGTACACTGCAGACAGCGATGGCCATGAGCCAGAGTGGGTCAAAACTGAGCGTGAGCAGTTCACTGAGTTCAGAGACCGCAACAAAGATGGTAAAATGGACAAGGATGAAACCAAAGACTGGATCTTGCCAGCTGATTATGACCATGCTGAAGCCGAGGCACGCCATCTTGTCTACGAATCTGATGAAAACAAG GATGGAAAACTCACCAAAGAAGAAATAGTCAAAAAGTATGACCTGTTTGTGGGGAGCCAGGCCACAGACTTCGGAGAGGCCTTAGTAAGACACGATGAGTTCTAA
- the LOC121285682 gene encoding calumenin-like isoform X1 has product MMGLTKLILYLTMCGVYALSKPTEKKDRTFHEKELSDKVHDDSENFEYDHDAFLGAEEAKTFDQLTPEESKERLGMIVDKIDEDKDGFVTEAELKAWIKRAQKRYIFENVGRQWPDFDSNQDGLVSWEEYRNVTYGYYLDDVDADDGYNYKQMMARDERRFKRADQNGDLFATKEEFTAFLHPEEYDHMKDIVVLETMEDIDKNGDGFIDLEEYIGDMYTADSDGHEPEWVKTEREQFTEFRDRNKDGKMDKDETKDWILPADYDHAEAEARHLVYESDENKDGKLTKEEIVKKYDLFVGSQATDFGEALVRHDEF; this is encoded by the exons ATGATGGGTTTAACAAAGCTGATTCTGTATTTGACCATGTGTGGTGTTTATGCTCTGAGCAAACCCACTGAAAAGAAGGATCGTACCTTCCATGAGAAGGAGCTGAGTGACAAGGTGCATGATGACTCTGAGAACTTTGAATACGACCACGATGCCTTCCTTGGAGCTGAGGAGGCAAAGACATTCGACCAGCTCACTCCTGAGGAGAGCAAAGAAAGGCTTGG AATGATAGTAGATAAAATAGATGAGGATAAGGACGGATTTGTGACGGAGGCAGAGCTGAAGGCCTGGATAAAGCGGGCTCAGAAGAGGTACATCTTCGAGAATGTTGGGCGCCAGTGGCCAGATTTCGACAGTAACCAGGATGGGCTTGTCTCCTGGGAGGAATACAGAAACGTAACATACGGCTACTACCTGG ATGACGTGGATGCTGATGATGGCTACAACTACAAACAAATGATGGCAAGAGATGAGCGTCGGTTCAAAAGGGCTGACCAGAATGGTGACCTGTTTGCCACAAAAGAGGAGTTCACTGCCTTCCTGCACCCAGAAGAATATGACCACATGAAGGACATTGTCGTGCTG GAAACCATGGAAGATATCGATAAGAATGGAGATGGATTCATTGATCTGGAGGAGTATATTG GTGATATGTACACTGCAGACAGCGATGGCCATGAGCCAGAGTGGGTCAAAACTGAGCGTGAGCAGTTCACTGAGTTCAGAGACCGCAACAAAGATGGTAAAATGGACAAGGATGAAACCAAAGACTGGATCTTGCCAGCTGATTATGACCATGCTGAAGCCGAGGCACGCCATCTTGTCTACGAATCTGATGAAAACAAG GATGGAAAACTCACCAAAGAAGAAATAGTCAAAAAGTATGACCTGTTTGTGGGGAGCCAGGCCACAGACTTCGGAGAGGCCTTAGTAAGACACGATGAGTTCTAA